A window of the Rhodoferax sp. GW822-FHT02A01 genome harbors these coding sequences:
- a CDS encoding helix-turn-helix domain-containing protein: MSTPAHTDITQRNRLDAIAQARRALLVGERCDAPLVAPWVERSWQRCLQQGLQPQACAEFDVISSATARHTAEGNARLVQTARPLLEKLGRAIVNTGYFAILTNQHGVVVDVNGPIDRSDRRADLITRIGTDLSEQRVGTTAIGTALSEQQPVWLHRGEHFFSNTSVYSCAGAPVFGANGSCIGMLDLTGIDAVERPELCHLVTQVAGKISNAMVLAHTHSVMLRLNWPGNTLGNDADGIVCLDADGWITGANAVARQMVSGLGAGQLKPVHAEEVFGLPLQMVFDAAKRSQAMLEIPLWTGLRLQASAVLAAHENLPPHYDAGLGQGTGRGLKDMETAMIRRAVEQAKGNVAKAAQTLGISRATVYRKLGRQPKS; the protein is encoded by the coding sequence ATGAGCACGCCCGCCCACACTGACATCACCCAACGCAATCGCCTGGACGCGATTGCGCAAGCGCGTCGCGCGTTGCTGGTGGGCGAGCGCTGCGACGCGCCGCTGGTCGCACCGTGGGTGGAGCGCTCCTGGCAGCGCTGTCTGCAACAGGGGCTGCAACCCCAGGCCTGTGCGGAATTCGATGTCATCAGCAGCGCCACGGCACGTCATACCGCTGAGGGCAATGCGCGTCTGGTGCAAACCGCCAGACCTCTGCTCGAGAAGCTGGGCAGAGCCATTGTCAACACCGGTTACTTTGCCATCCTGACCAACCAGCATGGAGTGGTAGTGGATGTGAATGGTCCGATTGACCGCAGTGACCGACGCGCCGACCTGATCACCCGCATAGGCACCGATTTGTCTGAACAACGCGTGGGCACCACGGCCATCGGCACTGCACTGTCCGAGCAACAGCCAGTCTGGCTGCATCGCGGGGAACATTTCTTTTCCAACACGTCGGTGTACAGCTGCGCCGGTGCGCCGGTATTTGGCGCCAACGGAAGTTGCATCGGCATGCTGGACCTGACCGGCATCGATGCGGTGGAGCGCCCTGAACTCTGCCACTTGGTGACGCAGGTTGCCGGGAAGATTAGCAACGCCATGGTGCTGGCACATACGCACAGCGTGATGCTGCGTCTGAATTGGCCTGGCAATACATTGGGCAACGATGCCGACGGCATCGTCTGCCTGGATGCCGACGGCTGGATCACCGGAGCCAATGCCGTGGCGCGCCAGATGGTTTCAGGCCTGGGCGCGGGGCAACTCAAACCCGTGCACGCCGAAGAAGTGTTCGGCCTGCCCCTGCAAATGGTGTTTGATGCTGCCAAACGCAGCCAGGCCATGCTGGAGATTCCGCTGTGGACGGGATTGCGGTTGCAAGCCTCGGCGGTCCTGGCCGCCCATGAGAACCTGCCCCCGCACTACGACGCAGGCTTAGGCCAAGGCACGGGCAGAGGACTGAAAGACATGGAGACAGCCATGATTCGTCGCGCTGTCGAGCAAGCCAAGGGCAATGTGGCCAAGGCGGCCCAGACCCTGGGCATCAGCCGTGCCACCGTGTACCGCAAACTGGGGCGCCAACCCAAGTCTTAG
- a CDS encoding transporter substrate-binding domain-containing protein, which yields MLRHWSLAILGLLFSLCVQGRELQAVGTTFTGIFEQDQKGNFVGLGVDLIRTLCGMQGDTVKFKIEPWTRAQETVASGAGDILLGPYLTPEREKRFAFMDQPFYEDNMVFFVNASSDHRWDGSYTSLIGKRIVTIRGWAYGEQFDRELPNLNVEVTSTIEGAMLMLAANRMDYLAVNERNAYRESIKPDIRPAVAKIAPPIGVQYGYIAFQRDPQRMELLAKYNMAFKKLISSGQFAAMAAKYAGLVKIPPKDKTKFK from the coding sequence ATGTTGCGCCACTGGTCGTTGGCCATTCTTGGCTTGCTTTTCTCGCTCTGCGTGCAAGGCCGTGAATTGCAGGCGGTCGGCACGACCTTTACCGGCATTTTTGAACAGGACCAGAAAGGCAACTTCGTCGGCCTGGGAGTTGACCTGATCCGCACCTTGTGCGGCATGCAGGGCGACACCGTCAAATTCAAGATCGAACCCTGGACCCGTGCACAGGAGACCGTGGCCAGCGGCGCCGGGGACATTCTGCTTGGCCCCTACCTGACGCCAGAGCGCGAAAAGCGTTTCGCCTTCATGGATCAGCCTTTTTATGAAGACAACATGGTCTTCTTCGTGAATGCCAGCTCCGACCACCGCTGGGATGGCAGCTACACCTCGCTGATCGGCAAGCGCATCGTCACCATCCGGGGTTGGGCCTATGGCGAGCAGTTTGATCGCGAGCTCCCCAATCTCAATGTGGAAGTCACATCCACGATTGAAGGCGCCATGCTCATGCTGGCGGCCAACCGCATGGACTATCTGGCGGTCAATGAGCGCAATGCGTACCGGGAATCCATCAAGCCCGACATCCGCCCGGCGGTGGCAAAAATCGCCCCGCCTATAGGCGTTCAATACGGATACATCGCTTTCCAAAGAGACCCACAGCGTATGGAGCTGCTGGCCAAATACAACATGGCCTTCAAGAAGCTGATCAGTAGCGGACAGTTTGCCGCCATGGCTGCCAAATATGCAGGCCTTGTAAAAATCCCGCCCAAAGACAAAACGAAATTCAAGTGA
- a CDS encoding group II truncated hemoglobin — protein MSDSDDEQTPGTSAFELIGGESAIHALVERFYDLMDLEPGYAALRAVHGPDLASAREKLNWFLCGWMGGPQHYVERFGHPRLRMRHMPFKIGILERDQWLACMDQAMTEVQVHPLLRERLNASFFQTADWMRNI, from the coding sequence ATGAGCGATAGCGACGACGAACAAACCCCGGGCACCAGTGCCTTTGAGCTGATCGGTGGAGAGTCAGCAATCCATGCACTGGTGGAACGCTTTTATGACTTGATGGATCTGGAGCCGGGTTATGCCGCACTGCGTGCCGTGCATGGTCCGGATCTGGCTTCTGCGCGGGAAAAACTCAACTGGTTTTTGTGTGGCTGGATGGGTGGGCCGCAACACTACGTGGAGCGTTTTGGCCATCCGCGTCTGCGCATGCGGCACATGCCCTTCAAGATCGGGATTCTGGAGCGCGACCAGTGGCTGGCTTGCATGGACCAGGCCATGACTGAAGTGCAGGTGCATCCGCTGCTGCGTGAGCGGTTGAATGCGTCCTTTTTCCAGACCGCTGACTGGATGCGCAACATCTGA
- a CDS encoding FtsX-like permease family protein, with the protein MKQSFWSLGWRTLWRDVRSGDLRLLIVAVTLAVAALSAVGFFADRLKGGLQRDARQLLGGDAVIASDNATPEAFLAKARELGLRTVTTLGFPTMARAEDAKGGATKLVALKVVEPGYPLRGRLLLRGGAPGMEVPASGIPLAGQAWVDPSLLDSLSLTTGDTLLLGDSRFTIAGVIAVEPDRGVGFMNFSPRVMIRSDDVAATGLIQPASRLNYRLAVAGEEAQVKAFVAWADVEVKNGAKAAGRGIHGVRIESVQTGRPEMSQTLDRAEKFLSLVALLAALLSAVAVALAARAFAAKHLDDCAMLRVLGLSQRAMASAYTLEFALIGLFSSALGVLLGYAIHYLFVALMAGLVQSALPAATPWPAVLGLGMGLTLLFAFGLPPVLQLAQVPPLRVIRRDVGNLRPVSVGVLTLGVTGFATLLLVVSSDLQLGLIAVGGFAAAVLVFALLSWLAVKLLRRSVNEQTAPRWLVLATRQIAARPAFAVVQVSALSVGMLALLLLVLLRTDLIGSWRKSTPPDAPNRFVINIMPDQGDSFRQALTQSGVAQFDWYPMIRGRLVAINDRKVGPEDYVDDRAKRLVDREFNLSYSAVQPPHNEIIAGAWKAEERDSISVDEGIAKTLNLKMGDRLRYDIGGVQREARITSLRKVDWGSMRANFYVMFTVSAMPDVPGTYMTAFRAPASAGFDNALVRQFPNITAVDMTITLNQVQRVLDQVIRAVEFLFGFTLAAGLVVLFAAVSATREERAQEYAVMRAVGAQAGLLRSVQRAELAGVGLLAGFLASLVANAVGWALARYVFDFEWTVSLWLPLGGALCGAALALAAGWWGLRDVLRRPVVETLRRAAQ; encoded by the coding sequence ATGAAGCAATCTTTCTGGAGTCTGGGTTGGCGCACGCTGTGGCGGGACGTGCGCAGCGGTGATTTGCGCCTGCTGATCGTGGCGGTAACACTGGCTGTGGCGGCCTTATCGGCCGTGGGTTTTTTTGCGGACCGACTCAAGGGCGGGCTGCAGCGTGACGCACGACAACTGCTGGGCGGTGATGCCGTGATCGCCAGCGACAACGCCACACCGGAAGCATTTCTGGCCAAGGCACGTGAGCTGGGCCTGCGCACCGTAACTACGCTGGGGTTCCCCACCATGGCGCGGGCGGAAGACGCCAAAGGCGGGGCCACCAAACTGGTCGCGCTCAAGGTGGTGGAGCCCGGGTACCCCTTGCGCGGCAGGCTGCTGTTGCGTGGTGGCGCGCCCGGCATGGAGGTTCCGGCAAGCGGCATTCCGCTGGCGGGCCAGGCCTGGGTGGACCCTTCGTTGCTGGACTCCTTGTCACTCACCACAGGCGACACCTTGTTGCTGGGAGACAGCCGCTTTACGATTGCCGGAGTCATCGCGGTGGAGCCGGACCGTGGCGTGGGCTTCATGAATTTCTCACCGCGCGTGATGATTCGCAGCGATGACGTTGCCGCGACCGGCCTGATCCAGCCCGCGAGCCGATTGAATTACCGGCTGGCTGTAGCCGGAGAGGAGGCGCAGGTCAAGGCCTTCGTGGCCTGGGCCGACGTCGAGGTGAAAAACGGTGCCAAGGCTGCCGGGCGCGGCATCCATGGCGTGCGCATTGAGTCGGTTCAAACCGGGCGCCCGGAGATGAGCCAGACACTGGACCGCGCTGAGAAGTTCCTGAGTCTGGTGGCACTGCTGGCGGCGCTGTTGAGCGCGGTGGCGGTGGCTTTGGCGGCGCGGGCATTTGCGGCCAAGCACCTGGATGACTGCGCCATGTTGCGGGTGCTGGGTCTGAGCCAGCGTGCCATGGCTTCGGCCTACACCTTGGAGTTCGCATTGATCGGGTTGTTCTCCAGCGCGCTCGGTGTGCTGCTGGGCTATGCCATCCATTACCTGTTTGTTGCACTCATGGCCGGACTAGTGCAATCCGCCTTGCCCGCAGCCACACCGTGGCCGGCTGTGCTGGGCTTGGGCATGGGGCTGACCCTGCTGTTTGCCTTTGGCCTTCCGCCCGTGCTGCAGCTGGCGCAGGTGCCGCCGCTGCGGGTGATCCGACGCGATGTGGGCAATCTGCGTCCCGTGTCGGTCGGTGTATTGACCTTGGGTGTGACGGGCTTTGCCACGCTGCTGCTGGTGGTGAGCAGCGACCTGCAACTGGGCTTGATTGCCGTGGGTGGCTTTGCAGCGGCCGTGCTGGTGTTTGCGCTCTTGAGCTGGCTGGCCGTCAAGCTGCTGCGTCGCAGTGTGAATGAGCAGACCGCGCCGCGCTGGCTGGTGCTGGCCACGCGACAGATTGCAGCGCGGCCTGCATTTGCCGTAGTCCAGGTGAGTGCACTGTCGGTGGGAATGCTGGCGCTGCTGTTACTGGTGTTGCTGCGTACCGACCTGATCGGCAGCTGGCGCAAGTCCACACCGCCGGATGCGCCCAACCGCTTTGTCATCAACATCATGCCGGACCAGGGCGATAGCTTCCGGCAGGCCTTGACCCAGTCCGGAGTGGCACAGTTCGACTGGTACCCCATGATCCGCGGACGTCTGGTGGCCATCAATGACCGCAAGGTCGGTCCCGAGGACTATGTGGACGATCGTGCCAAGCGTCTGGTGGACCGCGAGTTCAATCTGTCCTACAGCGCCGTGCAGCCGCCCCACAATGAAATCATCGCGGGCGCCTGGAAGGCCGAGGAACGCGACTCCATCAGCGTGGACGAAGGGATCGCCAAGACCCTGAACCTGAAGATGGGAGACCGCCTGCGTTACGACATTGGCGGTGTGCAGCGCGAAGCGCGCATCACCTCGCTACGCAAGGTGGATTGGGGCTCCATGCGGGCCAATTTCTACGTGATGTTCACGGTCAGCGCCATGCCGGACGTACCCGGCACCTATATGACCGCATTCAGGGCGCCTGCGAGTGCAGGGTTTGACAATGCGCTGGTGCGCCAGTTCCCCAACATCACGGCGGTGGACATGACGATCACCCTGAATCAGGTGCAGCGCGTGCTGGATCAGGTCATTCGTGCCGTGGAATTCCTGTTCGGCTTCACCCTGGCCGCAGGCCTGGTGGTGCTGTTTGCGGCAGTGAGTGCCACGCGTGAGGAGCGTGCGCAGGAATACGCGGTGATGCGTGCCGTGGGGGCGCAGGCGGGCCTTCTGCGCAGCGTGCAGCGCGCCGAGCTTGCCGGTGTGGGCTTGTTGGCGGGCTTTCTGGCATCCCTGGTGGCCAATGCAGTGGGTTGGGCCCTGGCCCGTTATGTGTTTGATTTCGAATGGACGGTCAGTCTGTGGTTGCCACTGGGCGGCGCGCTATGTGGCGCTGCCCTGGCGCTGGCGGCCGGTTGGTGGGGGTTGCGCGATGTGTTGCGTCGCCCTGTTGTGGAAACCTTGCGAAGAGCCGCCCAATGA
- a CDS encoding FAD-dependent oxidoreductase gives MSDEEKYSGRVGRMISRWAGKRLTFTRKSTDEGEVLQHTPPTAGEMDAAQGVYIEPPKALPILTTCEVLVVGAGPAGLSAALAARRAGADVVLLERFGCFGGAITTVGMETLAWYRYEGTIESEGIGIEMERRAAAMGGTVKWPYNDSECLDADFFKVVADHLVREAGVRPILHCYAVDVIFEEGSNCLKGIVTESKSGRQVVLAQRIIDCTGDADIAHLAGASYRKTPKDKMLGMTTVFNASGVDKDRFLRYTEAQPATYADWSRTWEQETTGKENELRSPYLDKEFDQARAMGVIPQDSTNLGGSWSSLTEAGEANNLNLAHMYGFDPTDVMDLTRAEMQGREEALHALAALKNVVPGFEKAKLRNFAMTLGVRDSRKIIGRYNLTGQDVRNQAKFDDSIGIFPEFIDGYAVLILPSTGRYFEVPYGCMVPLEVDNLLVAGRCVAGDMVSHAAMRNMMACTVTGQGAGAAAAVSIRNGQTTAEVRLKDVQAELEKQGVRLH, from the coding sequence ATGTCGGATGAAGAGAAATACAGCGGCCGCGTAGGCCGCATGATCAGCCGCTGGGCGGGCAAGCGCCTGACCTTTACCCGCAAGAGCACCGACGAGGGCGAGGTGCTCCAGCACACTCCGCCCACCGCCGGAGAGATGGATGCCGCGCAAGGCGTCTACATCGAACCACCCAAGGCCTTGCCCATATTGACCACCTGTGAAGTGCTGGTTGTTGGCGCCGGTCCGGCGGGGCTTTCGGCGGCACTGGCCGCGCGCCGTGCGGGTGCCGATGTGGTGTTGCTGGAGCGCTTTGGTTGCTTTGGTGGTGCCATCACGACGGTGGGCATGGAAACTTTGGCGTGGTACCGCTACGAAGGCACCATCGAATCCGAAGGCATTGGCATCGAGATGGAGCGCCGGGCTGCAGCCATGGGTGGCACCGTCAAGTGGCCCTACAACGACAGCGAGTGTCTGGACGCCGATTTCTTCAAGGTGGTTGCCGACCATCTGGTGCGCGAGGCCGGCGTACGCCCTATCCTGCATTGCTATGCGGTCGACGTGATCTTTGAAGAGGGCAGCAATTGCCTCAAGGGCATAGTGACGGAGAGCAAGTCCGGCCGTCAGGTGGTGCTGGCGCAGCGCATCATCGACTGCACGGGTGACGCAGACATTGCCCATCTGGCAGGTGCCAGCTACCGCAAGACGCCCAAGGACAAAATGCTGGGCATGACCACGGTGTTCAATGCCTCCGGTGTCGACAAGGATCGCTTCCTGCGATACACCGAGGCCCAGCCCGCAACCTATGCCGACTGGAGCCGCACCTGGGAACAGGAGACCACCGGCAAGGAAAACGAGCTGCGCAGTCCTTACCTGGACAAGGAGTTCGACCAGGCCCGCGCAATGGGCGTGATCCCGCAGGACAGCACCAACCTGGGTGGTTCATGGTCCTCGCTGACCGAAGCCGGTGAAGCCAACAACCTCAACCTGGCCCACATGTATGGTTTTGATCCCACTGACGTGATGGACCTCACCCGTGCCGAAATGCAGGGGCGCGAGGAAGCATTGCACGCGCTGGCTGCTCTCAAGAACGTGGTCCCCGGGTTCGAGAAAGCCAAGCTGCGCAACTTCGCCATGACCCTGGGTGTGCGCGACTCGCGCAAGATCATCGGCCGCTACAACTTGACCGGACAGGATGTGCGCAACCAGGCCAAGTTCGACGACTCCATCGGCATCTTCCCCGAGTTCATTGATGGCTATGCGGTGCTGATACTGCCCAGCACCGGCCGTTATTTCGAAGTGCCTTACGGTTGCATGGTGCCGCTGGAGGTGGACAACCTGTTGGTGGCAGGAAGATGCGTGGCTGGTGACATGGTGTCCCATGCCGCCATGCGCAACATGATGGCCTGCACCGTCACCGGGCAGGGCGCCGGTGCGGCCGCCGCAGTGTCCATCCGCAATGGCCAGACCACGGCGGAAGTACGTTTGAAGGATGTGCAGGCGGAGCTGGAAAAGCAGGGTGTACGCCTGCACTGA
- a CDS encoding glycine zipper 2TM domain-containing protein, whose product MSFQNSLRRIHPLVAVAAVALTLFSLLGIAAITGVLPMSRGSVGDQHSEAIAPPEATAAMAKPTPALAPETTAAKHTHHDAQQVATSNAPTNTTSPAPAPAPAKPAAKNSAVGIGVGAVVGGVLGNQVGSGDGKTLATILGAIGGGYVGNEIAKKSQ is encoded by the coding sequence ATGAGTTTTCAAAACAGTTTGCGTCGTATTCACCCCTTGGTAGCAGTAGCCGCAGTTGCGCTGACATTGTTCAGTTTGCTGGGCATCGCAGCCATCACCGGTGTGTTGCCCATGTCTCGCGGATCGGTTGGGGATCAGCATAGCGAGGCCATTGCACCTCCAGAAGCTACAGCCGCAATGGCCAAGCCAACACCGGCGTTAGCTCCAGAAACGACAGCGGCCAAACATACGCACCATGATGCGCAACAGGTCGCCACCAGCAACGCACCGACAAACACCACATCACCCGCTCCTGCACCAGCACCTGCCAAACCCGCAGCCAAGAATAGTGCCGTGGGCATAGGCGTGGGTGCGGTGGTGGGTGGTGTCCTGGGCAACCAGGTCGGCAGCGGTGACGGCAAGACGCTGGCAACCATTCTGGGCGCCATTGGTGGCGGATACGTCGGTAACGAAATAGCCAAGAAAAGCCAGTAA
- a CDS encoding MgtC/SapB family protein, whose protein sequence is MTLHLIGAMAVGGVIGLERSYHGRPAGFRTHTLVCLASSLLMLVTLYQAKWLPAGASMEAFRTDPTRMAQGIMTGIGFLGAGVIFKEGLSVRGLTTAASIWITSALGVLIGIGFYFPAIVATILTVGVLSLFRVIEARIPSHHYAQHFLSFGRNDAMEEEEVRSMLQAHGFTIANISYRVSDSGDDFEYRMVIRTSGSDKFASLARFLRAHSRIKTFRISPTGD, encoded by the coding sequence ATGACATTGCACCTGATCGGTGCCATGGCGGTGGGTGGTGTCATTGGATTGGAGCGTAGTTACCACGGACGCCCTGCAGGGTTCAGAACGCACACACTGGTTTGCCTGGCTTCCAGCCTGCTGATGCTGGTCACCCTGTATCAGGCCAAATGGCTGCCGGCTGGTGCATCCATGGAAGCCTTCCGTACCGATCCCACGCGCATGGCGCAGGGCATCATGACCGGCATCGGTTTTCTGGGCGCGGGCGTGATCTTCAAGGAAGGACTGAGCGTGCGCGGCTTGACCACGGCCGCCTCCATCTGGATCACATCGGCCCTGGGCGTGCTCATAGGTATCGGGTTCTATTTCCCAGCCATCGTGGCAACGATTCTTACGGTTGGTGTGTTGTCGCTGTTTCGCGTGATCGAGGCGCGCATACCGTCACATCACTATGCGCAGCACTTTCTCAGCTTTGGTCGCAATGACGCGATGGAAGAAGAGGAAGTACGCAGCATGCTGCAGGCGCACGGGTTCACCATTGCCAACATCAGCTACCGTGTCTCTGACAGCGGCGACGACTTTGAATACCGCATGGTGATCCGCACGTCGGGCTCGGATAAATTTGCGTCGCTCGCGCGCTTCCTGCGCGCCCACAGCCGCATCAAGACGTTCCGCATATCGCCCACAGGCGACTGA
- a CDS encoding ABC transporter substrate-binding protein, with protein MAQSAQLVAAAKAEGQLTVIALARSWCGYGPIIDAFKAKYGIKVNELNPDAGSGDEIEAIKANKDNKGPQAPDTIDVGLSFGPSAKAAGLIQPYKVSTWASIPDSAKDPEGYWYGDYYGVLAFQVNSDMVKPPADWSDLLKPEYKNAVALAGDPRASNQAIQGVYAAGLSTTNGDASKAAAAGLKFFADLNKSGNFVPVIGKAASLAQGTTPIIISWDYNALADRDKLNGNPKVDVVVPKSGVVAGVYVQAISAYAPHPNAAKLWMEYLYSDEGQQGLLNGYCHPIRFNDLIAKNKFTKASLDKLPPAAGYAKAAFPTLDQQNAAKEVITKQWDAVVGAAVK; from the coding sequence ATGGCCCAATCTGCACAACTCGTTGCGGCTGCCAAGGCCGAAGGCCAGTTGACCGTGATTGCCCTGGCGCGCAGCTGGTGTGGCTATGGCCCCATCATCGATGCCTTCAAGGCGAAGTACGGCATCAAGGTCAATGAACTCAATCCGGATGCAGGTTCCGGCGACGAAATCGAAGCCATCAAGGCCAACAAGGACAACAAGGGTCCCCAGGCTCCCGACACCATTGACGTGGGTCTGTCCTTCGGCCCCTCGGCCAAGGCCGCAGGCCTGATCCAGCCCTACAAGGTTTCCACCTGGGCCAGCATCCCTGACAGCGCCAAGGACCCTGAAGGCTACTGGTACGGTGACTACTACGGCGTGCTGGCATTCCAGGTCAACTCCGACATGGTCAAGCCCCCAGCCGACTGGTCCGATCTGCTCAAGCCCGAATACAAGAACGCTGTGGCACTGGCTGGTGACCCCCGCGCTTCCAACCAAGCTATCCAGGGCGTATATGCCGCCGGTCTGAGCACCACCAATGGCGATGCTTCCAAGGCTGCTGCCGCTGGCCTGAAGTTCTTTGCCGACCTCAACAAGAGCGGCAACTTCGTGCCCGTGATCGGCAAGGCCGCCTCGCTGGCACAAGGCACCACCCCCATCATCATCAGCTGGGACTACAACGCCCTGGCCGACCGCGATAAGCTCAACGGCAACCCCAAGGTCGACGTGGTCGTTCCCAAGAGCGGCGTGGTTGCAGGCGTGTATGTGCAGGCCATCAGCGCCTACGCTCCCCACCCCAATGCAGCCAAGCTGTGGATGGAATACCTGTATTCCGACGAAGGCCAGCAAGGGCTGCTCAACGGCTACTGCCACCCCATCCGTTTCAACGACCTGATTGCCAAGAACAAGTTCACCAAGGCTTCTCTTGACAAGCTGCCTCCTGCTGCGGGCTATGCCAAGGCTGCATTCCCCACACTGGATCAGCAAAACGCTGCCAAGGAAGTCATCACCAAGCAATGGGATGCTGTTGTGGGTGCTGCGGTCAAGTAA
- a CDS encoding ABC transporter permease subunit, translating into MATPLLPNKKPANLNLLGVVPFFVFALLFLLLPTAYLMVGAFQDAAGNFTLDNLRGLFEANVLDAYWISFKISVASSVAGGLLGFLLAWAAVLGKLPDWIRPTLMTFSGVASNFAGVPLAFAFLATLGRMGLVTVLLRTYCDINIYSTGFSILSFLGLTITYLYFQIPLMVLIVTPALEGLKKEWREACDCLGGTTVQYWRYVAMPVLWPSILGAMLLLFANAFGAVATAYALTGSSLNIVPILLYAQIRGDVLHNPNLGYAMALGMIIITGLANTGYMVLRSKTDRRSA; encoded by the coding sequence ATGGCCACTCCCCTTCTTCCCAACAAGAAACCCGCCAACCTGAATCTTTTGGGTGTGGTGCCTTTCTTTGTGTTCGCCTTGCTGTTCCTGCTGCTGCCCACGGCTTACCTGATGGTGGGCGCGTTCCAGGACGCCGCAGGCAACTTCACCTTGGACAATCTGCGCGGTCTGTTTGAAGCCAACGTGCTGGATGCCTACTGGATCAGTTTCAAGATCAGCGTGGCCTCCTCAGTTGCCGGCGGACTGCTGGGCTTTCTGCTGGCCTGGGCCGCCGTGCTGGGCAAGCTGCCCGACTGGATACGGCCCACGCTGATGACCTTTTCCGGCGTGGCGTCCAACTTTGCCGGCGTGCCCCTGGCCTTTGCCTTTCTGGCCACCTTGGGACGCATGGGCCTGGTCACCGTGTTGCTGCGCACCTATTGCGATATCAATATCTACTCCACCGGTTTCAGCATCCTGAGCTTTCTGGGGCTGACCATTACCTATCTGTATTTCCAGATCCCGCTGATGGTGCTGATCGTCACACCGGCGCTGGAAGGCCTCAAGAAGGAATGGCGCGAAGCCTGCGACTGCCTGGGCGGCACCACCGTTCAATACTGGCGCTATGTGGCCATGCCGGTGCTGTGGCCCAGCATCCTGGGAGCCATGCTGCTGCTGTTTGCCAACGCCTTTGGCGCAGTGGCAACCGCCTATGCCCTGACCGGCAGCTCGCTCAACATCGTGCCCATCTTGCTCTATGCACAGATCCGTGGCGACGTGTTGCACAACCCCAACCTAGGCTACGCCATGGCTCTGGGCATGATCATCATCACCGGCCTGGCCAATACCGGCTACATGGTGTTGCGCAGCAAGACCGACCGGAGGAGCGCATGA
- a CDS encoding ABC transporter permease: protein MKKESRLGAWIAMAVGATYFLLPLIATFEFSLRMKRGQYSFEAYKVVFEDPQFQATFGYSIVMAIATIVVGVLLVVPTAYWVHLRMPKLRPLVEFITLMPLVIPAIVIVFGYLRMYNSSSLIPLTGSERATDFLLVCSYVTLSLPYMYRSVDTGLRTIDVRTLTEAAEVLGAKRATILLRVIFPNITSAILSGAFLTFAVVIGEFTMASLLDRPAFGPYLQLIGANRAYEPSALAVIAFIVTWASMGLINVFGSNKHARPTR, encoded by the coding sequence ATGAAAAAAGAATCCCGTCTGGGCGCATGGATAGCAATGGCCGTGGGCGCCACCTATTTCCTGCTGCCCCTGATTGCCACCTTCGAATTCAGCCTGCGCATGAAGCGCGGCCAGTACAGCTTTGAAGCCTACAAGGTGGTCTTTGAAGACCCGCAGTTCCAGGCCACCTTTGGCTACTCCATCGTGATGGCCATTGCCACCATCGTGGTGGGCGTGCTGCTGGTCGTGCCCACTGCCTACTGGGTGCATCTGCGCATGCCCAAACTACGTCCGCTGGTGGAATTCATCACGCTGATGCCGCTGGTGATACCGGCCATCGTGATCGTGTTCGGTTACCTGCGCATGTACAACAGCAGCTCGCTCATCCCCTTGACCGGCAGCGAGCGGGCCACGGACTTCCTGCTGGTATGTAGCTACGTCACCCTGTCGCTACCGTATATGTACCGCTCGGTAGACACGGGCTTGCGCACTATTGACGTACGCACGCTTACTGAAGCTGCGGAAGTGCTGGGCGCCAAGCGCGCCACCATCTTGCTGCGCGTGATTTTTCCTAACATCACATCGGCCATCCTGTCGGGCGCCTTCCTGACCTTTGCGGTGGTGATCGGTGAATTCACCATGGCCAGTCTGCTAGACCGCCCGGCCTTCGGCCCTTATCTGCAACTCATTGGCGCCAACCGCGCTTACGAGCCGTCCGCGCTGGCGGTCATCGCCTTCATCGTGACCTGGGCCTCCATGGGGCTCATCAATGTGTTCGGCAGCAACAAGCACGCACGCCCCACCCGCTAA